The following are from one region of the Pocillopora verrucosa isolate sample1 chromosome 3, ASM3666991v2, whole genome shotgun sequence genome:
- the LOC131781319 gene encoding uncharacterized protein — MATSSDSVELEFWHKNITKIPKVTNSFVEDFAEKNLPIKATVTRGYKFFHEEYIHDIEVKLCKEEDSGVVARAKCFRSMKKNEDPHKLSVVFESSSIEASINKYMCSCAAGQGLCHHVLGLLYTLAHFQLLGLKSVPPMVSKTSKAQRWHIPSRKEGIKARPVTDLIIQKSKPKDKLHEPKKKRKVCGVASTIYKPFQQSLSSLDLTSVLSPQFENLNNQPGFMRIWEDEQSEPPILVDSAFGKVPKGCVISYQQPLKVKSNINIQLPAFNFPSLSYPDTVLNEKQDLFFSSLAISGQQSIDFEMETREQSTTTAWHELRKFRLTASNFKDICSRRKDHEILSTRLLKGKVIQTAAMKYGIQNEGVAADMYKTQFGRDTHLVGFLINPCLPHLGCSPDRRVFDDTEQHPWGLIEIKCSPASHLDNLQYLKFNERNGSYSLKKTHKYYYQVMGCLGLTGSQWCDFFVYCKDEFHCERVYFDELLFSEMLDKLNVFFFDYHLNTCVQ; from the exons atggcgactAGTAGCGATAGCGTTGAACTCgaattttggcacaaaaatataacaaaaatacCCAAAGTTACAAACTCTTTTGTTGAGGATTTTGCTGAGAAGAACCTACCGATCAAAGCCACTGTAACAAGAGGATATAAATTCTTTCACGAAGAATATATTCACGATATTGAAG TAAAACTTTGCAAGGAAGAGGATTCAGGAGTAGTGGCTCGGGCTAAATGCTTCAGAAGTATGAAAAAGAACGAAGATCCTCACAAGTTGTCTGTTGTGTTCGAGAGCTCCTCTATTGAGGCTAGCATCAACAAGTATATGTGTAGTTGTGCTGCTGGACAAGGTCTTTGCCATCATGTTCTTGGATTGCTCTATACTCTTGCCCATTTCCAGCTATTAGGCTTAAAAAGTGTCCCGCCAATGGTTTCTAAAACATCAAAGGCACAg agaTGGCATATCCCCAGTCGTAAAGAGGGCATTAAAGCAAGGCCAGTGACAGATTTGATTATACAAAAGTCAAAGCCAAAAGATAAATTGCATGAAcctaaaaagaagagaaaggtgtGTGGTGTGGCAAGCACGATCTACAAACCCTTCCAGCAATCATTAAGTAGCCTTGACTTGACTAGTGTGCTGTCGCCACAGTTTGAAAATCTCAACAATCAACCTGGATTTATGAGAATATGGGAAGATGAACAAAGTGAGCCTCCAATTTTAGTAGACTCGGCCTTTGGAAAGGTGCCAAAAGGCTGTGTCATAAGCTATCAACAGCCATTGAAAGTTAAGAGCAATATTAACATACAGCTACCTGCATTCAACTTTCCATCTTTAAGCTATCCAGATACAGTGCTCAATGAAAAACAAGACCTTTTCTTCAGCTCCCTTGCAATATCAGGTCAACAGTctattgactttgaaatggagACAAGGGAACAGTCAACTACAACAGCATGGCATGAACTAAGGAAGTTTAGGCTTACAGCTTCAAATTTCAAAGATATATGCTCAAGAAGAAAAGACCATGAAATCCTTTCTACGCGTTTACTAAAGGGAAAAGTAATCCAAACTGCAGCCATGAAATATGGGATACAAAATGAGGGGGTAGCTGCTGATATGTACAAAACACAGTTTGGCAGAGACACTCACCTAGTAGGTTTTCTTATAAACCCATGTCTCCCACACCTAGGCTGTAGCCCAGACAGAAGAGTGTTTGACGACACTGAACAACATCCATGGGGCCTGATAGAAATAAAGTGCTCTCCAGCAAGTCATCTGGATAACCTTCAGTATTTAAAGTTTAATGAACGAAATGGGTCATATTCATTGAAGAAGACACACAAGTATTATTATCAAGTTATGGGATGCCTTGGTTTAACAGGAAGTCAGTGGTGCGATTTCTTTGTTTACTGCAAGGATGAATTTCACTGTGAACGAGTATATTTTGATGAACTTCTCTTTTCTGAAATGCTGGACAAActgaatgtatttttttttgattatCACCTGAATACATGTGttcaataa
- the LOC136279425 gene encoding A disintegrin and metalloproteinase with thrombospondin motifs 9-like: MAYNTPQEFITLESGTENNFAIVYAQRLQYPSGGCSGAVQSTLYKDRGTTYFSKVRLDITTMKILSNVFTFAQTQEGKDISYGKAGDCYSSSNSGDCRKGQFKVDLRGTRLHVRDDVTWKVLVYPTSLTMQDYQKSRDGAVVFAKCGGWCGTCEPSGGFIILEPLCSIPAGSLLAVNED; the protein is encoded by the exons ATGGCATATAACACGCCGCAAGAGTTCATCACCCTGGAGTCTGGTACTGAGAACAACTTTGCTATTGTGTATGCCCAGAGGCTCCAATATCCTAGTGGCGGCTGCAGTGGGGCTGTGCAATCAACTCTGTACAAAGATCGAGGCACTACTTACTTCAGCAAAGTGCGCCTTGATATAACAACCATGAAAATTCTAAGCAATGTTTTCACATTTGCGCAGACGCAGGAGGGTAAAGACATCTCATATGGCAAAGCTGGGGATTGTTATTCGTCTTCTAACTCCGGTGACTGCCGTAAGGGTCAGTTTAAGGTTGATTTGAGAGGGACGAGACTTCACGTTCGGGACGATGTGACCTGGAAAGTTTTGGTATACCCGACTAGTTTGACGATGCAGGACTACCAGAAGTCGCGTGATGGTGCAGTGGTGTTTGCCAAGTGTGGAGGTTGGTGTGGTACATGTGAGCCGTCAGGGGGATTTATCATACTGGAGCCTCTGTGTTCCATTCCTGCTG GTTCCTTACTGGCTGTGAATGAAGACTGA
- the LOC136279401 gene encoding uncharacterized protein: MRNKDHCCVPKCNNNRSKVQSNITFHQFPKDKDLRRQWIIKIKRDVGRSFKITNSTRVCSDHFKPTDIKKTLTGKSVLVNGAVPSVFEWTTLSKKRKSPTKRECTTRTNTTEIDVVDNIQPISSTVEIGPIEDSSVDENVIDTSSHMEDSTVTTDTTIITPTVNLHDYLFTEPEKPVEELLEAAQARIEQLEQLLSKQSFYRQLKGMSDKRVRFHTGFSSFAIFVSTFNALRPTAESMFSWSQVQRARAKSGKDISNMRDTLKTCKLSLFDQFYLCITKLRLGTFNEKLASEFDISISTVSRVFISWVNFLYFVLGTIPIWPSRAKIDKHMPKCFKLLYPKCRGIIDASEIKVQAPSSMVLNSNCYSSYKSHTTYKGNVVISPSGEIIHVSSLFEGSISDKELVKQSGLLNLLEPGDQIMADKGFTIEDLLKPIGCGVAMPAFLSSKGQFSKKELSTSKQIHNLRVHVERAIRRVKEFHYFDKVIPLTVAGSINQIWTVACLITNFQGPLLHEKQYI, translated from the exons ATGCGGAACAAAGATCACTGTTGTGTTCCTAAGTGCAATAACAATAGATCAAAAGTGCAGTCTAATATAACCTTTCATCAATTCCCGAAAGACAAAGACTTAAGAAGACAGTGGATTATAAAAATTAAGCGTGATGTCGGCCGGTCCTTCAAG ATAACCAACAGTACAAGAGTTTGCTCTGATCATTTTAAACCcacagatataaaaaaaacgCTAACAGGAAAAAGTGTACTCGTTAATGGTGCTGTACCATCCGTTTTTGAATGGACAACTTtatcaaagaaacgaaagtcaccaacgaaacgCGAATGCACAACACGTACTAACACAACCGAGATTGATGTCGTGGATAATATACAGCCAATCTCCTCTAcag TCGAAATTGGGCCCATCGAAGATTCAAGCGTAGACGAAAATGTCATCGATACTAGCAGCCACATGGAGGACTCCACCGTAACTACTGACACCACAATCATAACACCTACTGTCAACCTAcatgattatttatttactgaacCCGAAAAGCCTGTAGAAGAGCTACTTGAGGCAGCGCAAGCTCGTATCGAACAATTAGAACAGCTGCTTTCAAAACAATCTTTTTACAGACAACTGAAAGGGATGTCAGACAAACGCGTTAGATTCCATACTGGCTTTTCGtcatttgctatttttgtgAGTACCTTCAATGCCCTTAGACCCACAGCTGAAAGTATGTTTTCATGGTCCCAAGTACAGAGAGCACGAGCAAAAAGTGGGAAAGATATAAGTAACATGAGAGACACTCTCAAGACATGCAAACTTAGCTTATTTGATCAGTTTTATTTATGCATTACTAAGCTGAGGCTGGGTACTTTTAATGAGAAACTAGCCAGTGAAtttgatatttctatttcaaCTGTGAgtagagtttttatttcttgggttaactttctctattttgttttgggAACCATTCCTATATGGCCCTCTCGggcaaaaattgacaaacataTGCCtaagtgttttaaattgttatatCCTAAATGCCGTGGTATTATTGATGCCTCAGAGATCAAGGTACAAGCACCATCTAGTATGGTTTTGAATAGCAATTGCTATTCATCATATAAGAGCCACACAACTTACAAAGGCAATGTTGTAATATCTCCATCTGGGGAAATTATTCATGTAAGTTCTCTTTTTGAAGGAAGTATTTCTGACAAGGAGCTTGTTAAGCAATCAGGTTTGTTGAATTTACTTGAGCCAGGTGATCAAATAATGGCTGATAAAGGATTTACTATAGAGGATCTATTAAAGCCAATAGGTTGTGGAGTAGCAATGCCTGCCTTTTTGTCAAGTAAGGgtcaattttcaaagaaagaacttTCAACCAGTAAACAGATACATAATTTAAGAGTCCATGTGGAAAGGGCCATAAGAAGGGTGAAAGAGTTTCACTATTTTGATAAAGTTATACCTCTTACAGTAGCTGGCAGCATTAATCAAATATGGACAGTGGCATGTCTTATTACCAATTTCCAGGGGCCTTTGTTGCATGAAAAGCAATATATCTAA